TTGTTGAAGGACTGCTTTTTGCAAGCGGTGATGAGGGCATTACGATTAAACAAATATGTAAAGTTCTTGAAGTGTCAGAATCAGCAGTGAAACATATTATTGAAGAGCTGACATATGATTATGAACGCAAAGATCGTGGTTTAATGATCATGAAATCGCATGAAGTGCTTCATTTAACAACAAAGCCGGAGCATAGTAATTATTTCAAAAAATTACTCGAATTGCCACAATCGAGCAGAATGTCACAAGCTGCTTTAGAAACATTGGCAATAATCGCTTACCAGCAGCCAATAACGAGAACTGAAATTGATGAAATCAGAGGTGTTAAAAGCGATCGGCCGGTTCAAACACTATTGTCAAGATCGTTAGTTGAGGAGGTTGGCCGTAAAGATAGTGTGGGAAGACCAGTTCTATTTGGGACTAGCAAAGATTTTCTTACTTATTTTGGATTAACATCACTTGGCGAGCTGCCACCACTGCCTGAGCCTACCGAAGACGATAATACGGATAATAACGAGGCTGATTTATTTTTTGAACGATTTAGTGACGAAATCGAAAATAACTTTAATGAATAAAAATGATATCCTTGCATGTTAGCATGTAAGGATTTTTTTGTGTTCTTTAATCAACTGGCATAACAACGTGTCCTGTGCATAAAATGTAAGGACAAACTCTTATTTGCATATGCAATTGAGCCATTCACTTACAGTTGGCGAAGTTTTTTAAGGAGGCATTAATAGATGCGATTTCTAATATTCATCCTTATTTTCATAGTAATACAACTTGTTTTTCCTATCACCGGACAAGCCGCACCTGTTGTTTCTGCAAATAACGCAATCCTAATAGAACAAAGTACTGGAAGGGTACTTTATGAAAAAAAAGCACATGAAGAAGCTTCCATAGCAAGTATTACGAAAATCATGACTGCAATTATCGCAATTGAATCCGGAAAAATGGATGAGATGGCTACAGCTTCGAGAAGTGCAATCTACACCGAGGGATCATCTATTTATTTGGAGCAAGGTGAGGATATGAAGCTGGAAGATCTCGTATATGGACTTATGCTCCGCTCAGGGAACGACGCAGCTGTTACGATTGCGGAACATGTAGGAGGAAGTGAAGAAGGATTTGTTTATATGATGAATGAAAAAGCAAAATGGTTAGGGATGACAAATACACATTTCGATAACCCTCACGGTCTTGATTCAGAAACCCATTACTCCACAGCATACGATATGGCAATACTTACGCGCTATGCAATGGAAAACAAAATATTTCAGGAAATAAGCGGTACGGAGACTTATATGGCTGAAAGCAGATCGTATAGCTGGAAAAATAAAAATCGACTGCTCACACAATTTTATGAATACTGTACTGGGGGGAAAACAGGTTATACGAAGCAAACCGGTAGAACCTTAGTAACCACTGCTGAAAAAGACGGTATGAAGTTAATTGCGGTGACGCTTGATGCACCAGATGATTGGAACGATCATATCTCGATGTTTGAATGGGGGTATGAAAATTATCAGATGGAGCCACTTTCAGACGAAGGACCAATAAAGTACAGGTTGAATGAAACAAATTTAACGGTGAACGGTTTTGTAGAGGAGGAGATATTCTATCCTTTATCTGTTGAAGAAATAGATGTACTGACTTCGAATACGTTTCTGCTTTCAGATTATTTAACGACGAATGAGAACATTATTGGGAAAACCGTTTTTTACTTGGATGATGAGCAGCTGATGGAAACACATATTTTTCAAAATCGTTTGGAGCCGAACAATCATAATTTCAAACAGTCTTTTACGTCAATTTTGTTACAAATAATTGGACTGAAGTAAAATGATCAATATAATTTGGGCATGTATGGCAATTGTAGGAATTGTTTTCGCAATGTTTAATGGGACAATGGATGAAGTTAATAAAGCAATCTTTGAAAGTGCAAGTGAGGCAGTAACACTAGCCATTAGTCTTATCAGCATTCTTGTTTTTTGGCTGGGTATTATGAAAATTGCAGAAAACGCTGGAATCCTAAAAGGGATTGCCAGGGTATTCCGGCCGGTTATCGTGAAGCTGTTTCCAGATATACCAAAAGATCACCCGGCAATCGGCTATATTGTATCGAATATTACAGCTAATCTATTTGGTTTAGGAAATGCTGCCACACCACTTGGAATTAAGGCAATGGAGGAAATGAAAAGAATAAGCGGCTCAGAAACTGCGTCGCGTTCAATGATTACCTTTCTTGCATTAAACACCTCTGGTTTGACACTAGTCCCAACAACTGTAATTGCAATTCGTATGCAATATAATTCTGTTTCGCCAACTGAAATTGTTGGAACTACAATTATTGCGAGTGGAATTGCGGTTACCAGCGCTATTTTAATTGATCGTTTTTACCACTATAAAAGTACATGGAGGAAATGATATG
This region of Oceanobacillus sp. FSL K6-2867 genomic DNA includes:
- a CDS encoding nucleoside recognition domain-containing protein produces the protein MINIIWACMAIVGIVFAMFNGTMDEVNKAIFESASEAVTLAISLISILVFWLGIMKIAENAGILKGIARVFRPVIVKLFPDIPKDHPAIGYIVSNITANLFGLGNAATPLGIKAMEEMKRISGSETASRSMITFLALNTSGLTLVPTTVIAIRMQYNSVSPTEIVGTTIIASGIAVTSAILIDRFYHYKSTWRK
- a CDS encoding D-alanyl-D-alanine carboxypeptidase family protein gives rise to the protein MRFLIFILIFIVIQLVFPITGQAAPVVSANNAILIEQSTGRVLYEKKAHEEASIASITKIMTAIIAIESGKMDEMATASRSAIYTEGSSIYLEQGEDMKLEDLVYGLMLRSGNDAAVTIAEHVGGSEEGFVYMMNEKAKWLGMTNTHFDNPHGLDSETHYSTAYDMAILTRYAMENKIFQEISGTETYMAESRSYSWKNKNRLLTQFYEYCTGGKTGYTKQTGRTLVTTAEKDGMKLIAVTLDAPDDWNDHISMFEWGYENYQMEPLSDEGPIKYRLNETNLTVNGFVEEEIFYPLSVEEIDVLTSNTFLLSDYLTTNENIIGKTVFYLDDEQLMETHIFQNRLEPNNHNFKQSFTSILLQIIGLK
- the scpB gene encoding SMC-Scp complex subunit ScpB, with product MEIEEIKAVVEGLLFASGDEGITIKQICKVLEVSESAVKHIIEELTYDYERKDRGLMIMKSHEVLHLTTKPEHSNYFKKLLELPQSSRMSQAALETLAIIAYQQPITRTEIDEIRGVKSDRPVQTLLSRSLVEEVGRKDSVGRPVLFGTSKDFLTYFGLTSLGELPPLPEPTEDDNTDNNEADLFFERFSDEIENNFNE